CGTGAGCAGGGGAAGGTGGTTCGGGATAGCGGTGCTGGCGCTGCTGGCGGCGGCCACGGCGGGCGCGCGGCCCGTGGCGATTGGCGGCGTGGTGCAGGGCGCGGCGGTGAGTACGCGCGTCCTGGCGGGCGGCGAGACGCTGGCGGTGTGGACGCTGCCCCGGCTGGGCGTGGCGGTGCGGAACGACGCCCGCGACCTGCGGCTCCTGTACGGCGAACGCGAGTTGCGCTTCTCGCCTGAGCGCGGCTGGCGGGCGGTGGGCTTCACGCTGCCGCTGGACGTGCGGCTGGGGGTGCCGCAACTGGCCGGGGGAAGCCTGTACGTGCCCCTGACGGCGGTGCGCGCGCTCGGCGTGCGGGTGATCGCCGACGCGCCCGACGTGCTGGACTTCGCCGCGCCCCCGGCGGTGCCCGTCGCCACGCTGCCGCCGTCGCCGGACGCGCCGCAGCCGCAAGTGATCCAGCCGACTCAACCCCAGGCGGCCCAGCCCCTACCGACGGCCCCCACCGCCTCGGTTCCGGCGACCCCGGCCCGGCCCGCCGCGACCCCCACTCCGCCCGAGCCGGTGGAGCCGAGGCCGCCCGTGAACCCCGTCCCACCCGTGCCCGTGACGCCCCCCGCGTCCGTGCCGTCCACCCCTGTCATCCCGCCGACCACCCCACCGACGCCGCCGCCGCCCGTAGTCTCCCCTCCCCCGGTCCCTACGCCCACGCCACCACCCGCGCCCCTCGCCTCCGTCGCCAATCTGGACACGGTGCGAATCAGCCGGACACTCCACCGCACGGTCGAGGTGCAGCGGGTGGTGCTCGAACTCAGCGGCGAGGCCCCGCACCAGATCACGCGCGAGAACGGCGGCCTGAGCGTGCTGCTGCCGGGCGTCACGTCGAGCGGGTCGTCGCAACGGCTGGAGAGCGGCGACACCCTCAGCGTCGAGCCGGGCGTGGTGGGCGTCTCGCCGCGCCGGGCGCAGACCACCGTGCGGCTGCGGACGGGCGGCGGCAGAAGCGAGGTCTTCACGCTGGAGGACCCCCCCCGCGTGGTCATCGACACGACGACGTACACCGACACGCGGGTGCCGCCGCCCATCGACCCGGAGGGGTTGCCGGGGGGGGTGACGTACCGGGCGCGGGGCATCCTCCACCTGCTGAGCTTCGACCCGGCCCGCTTCCAGCCGCGCGTAGTGACGGCCCCGGCGGGTGCGGCGCGCGACGTGGCGAGTCTCGTGAAGGGGGTGGGCGGCGTGGCGGGCGTGAACGGCGGGTACTTCGACCCGGCGAGCAGTCTGCCCGTGGACCTCGTGGCGGTGGGCGGCCTCATGACGGCTCCCAGCCTGGAGCGGCGGGCGACGGTGGGCTTCACCGCGCAGGGGGGCACCTTCTTCGGCTACCCGCGCCCGCGCTACGTGCTGAGCGGCGCGTTCGGGTCGGTCACGGTGAACAGCGTCGGGGCGAAGGTGCGGCCCGAGCTGCTGACGGCCTTCGTGGGGGACGGGCGCACGTCGGTCGGTGCGGCTGGGCTGACCTCCCTCTACCTCACGCCGGGGACGCCCACCGTCACCCGCGTCGTCGCGGGGCGCAACGTGCCGCCCGCCGGGGCGCTCGCCCTCACCTTCGACCCGGCGCGCTTTCCCCAGCTTCCGCGCGGGGTGGGCGAGGCGCTGACCACCACCCTGAACTGGCAGGCGACGGACGCCCCGTGGCCGACGGCGCAGGACGCCCTGAGCGCCGGGCCGCTCCTCGTGCGGGGGGGGCAGGTGGTCCTCAACGCGGCGCGCGAGCAGTTCGACACGCGGGCGGGCGTGTGGCGGCCCACCCGGCAGGTCGCCTTCGGGGTGATGGCGGGGCAGCCCACCATCGCCTACCTGGAGCACGGGTCGCCGGAAGCCTTCGCCTCCGCCCTCGCCGGGGCCGGGGTCCGCGACGCCGTGCGGCTGGACAGCGGCAGCAGCGCGACCGCCTTCCTCACGGGTGGCTACGGGGACCTCGGCGGCTACCTCAACACGGTCTGGAGCCGCCCGGTGCCCAACGCCATCGTCTTCGTGCCGAAGGCGAATACCGCGCGGCGTTGAGGCCCCGTCACCTCCAGGTCACGCCCCGGTCACTCGCGCCGGGCTAGCCTGATGGCAGAGCTGGTGATACCTCTTCCCATCGGGAAGGGAAGCTCTACCAGCGAGGAGGGCGGGAGACATGCGCGAGAAGTTCGTGGTGCTGCGGGAGACGAGCGTGCCGGACGCGACGCGGGACGTATTCGGGGGACTGGACCGTTCCCCCTGGGAGGGGCGTGGGCCATTGGCCGGGGGATTCCGGGACCTCTCCTTCCCCTCCCGTCCCAGCCTCCCGCGCGTGACGGTGGAGACGCTGGACCGCCGCGACCTGCCCGCCCTGACGAGTGAGCCGGGCGTGCGGGCCGTCGCGCCCTCCATCCCACTGCGGCTGATCGAGCCGGTGAGCCGGGAGGCGGCCCCGAGCGCCACCGGGCCGACGTGGGGCGTGCGGGCGGTCGGGGCGGACACCAGCCCCTTCACGGGGCAGGGGGCGGTGGTCGCCGTGCTGGATACGGGCATCGACGCCACGCACCCGGCCTTCGCGGGTGTGGACCTCGTGCAGCGCGACTTCACGGGCGAGGGCGACGGCGACTCCAACGGCCACGGCACCCACTGCGCGGGCACGGTCTTCGGGCGAGACGTGGAGGGCCAGCGCATCGGCGTGGCGCGCGGCGTGACGCGGGCGCTGATCGGCAAGGTGCTGGGCCAGCAGGGGGGCAGCTCCGAGGGCATCGCCAGCGCGATGATCTGGGCGGTGGAGAACGGCGCGCACGTCATCAGCATGTCGCTGGGCATCGACTTCCCCGGCCTCGTGCGGCGGCTCACCGATGGGGGCTACCCGACCGAACTCGCCACCTCCCTCGCGCTGGAGGGCTACCGCGCCAACGTGCGGATGTTCGAGGCGCTGGCCGTCACCGCACAATATTTCGGCGGGGCACCCCGGCCCGTCCTCCTCGTCGCCGCCGCCGGGAACGAGAGCCGCCGCGCTGAGAACCCCGACTGGGAGATCAGCGTCGCGCCGCCCGCCGTCAGCACGGGCTTCCTGAGCGTCGCCGCCCTCGGGGAGCCGCCTGCGGGCGGGAGCGGGCTGCGGGTCGCCCCCTTCTCCAACACGAACGCGAACGTCGCCGCGCCGGGCGTGAACGTCACCTCGGCGCAGGCGGGCGGCGGGCTGGTCGCCTACAGCGGCACGAGCATGGCGACGCCGCATGTGGCCGGGGTCGCGGCCCTGTGGGTGGAGAAGCTGACGAAAGAAGGCCAGCTCAGCCTCCTCACCCTCAGCGTGCGGGTGCCCGGCTCGGCCAGCCGCACGGCCCTCACGCAAGGCACCGACCCCGCCGACGTGGGCCTGGGGCTGGTACGGGCACCGGAGGGGTAGCCCATTAAAGCCAACCTCCTATCAACGATATTGTTCCGGGAAATACTCCAAATAGATGTTGCGGGAGTATTCCCAATCCCTAGAAATAGAAACTTAATCTCTGGACTCACGGTAGTATACCGCAACAGAAGTATAGTCAACGTTAGGTATTATGAAGGGGAGGGGTGAGATGTATTCCTCAACCACGTCACGGTATTTAGATAGGCCAGAATCAGTGATGTAAAGAGACGGCGGCTCCTTATAGTTCAAATGAGTTAGTAGGTCTTCGTAGCTCCTCGGCACCTCAAGCGAGATACCGTCCTCGTGTGTTTGTAAGGGAATGACAACAAGCATCCGCAGGGGTAGACGTTCGGTCTCAAGGAATTTGGACGACACGTTGAACATTGAAACACATTCTTCAACGCACGTCCTACTGTTTGGCATGTTCTCGGCAAAATGTCTACTTATGTGTGCAAAACCACTTACTTTATTCAAGTTCTCGCTAATCCAAAGAGTTACTTCTTCCGATTCAAACACTTCGCCATCACCTCTAACCCCTCAACCGCTCCATCAACCGCACGAACGCCTCCGCCGTCACCCGCGCGTCGCCGAGGGAGCGGTGGCGTCCGCCGCGCGTGAAGCCGAGGTCGAGGCGCTGGGCGAGCACGTCGAGGTTGTGGGTGCGCTCGCGCGGGAAGACCTGGCGGGAGAGCCGCATGGTGCAGTGTTCGGCAGTCGGGGACCACACGAGGCCGTGACGGCGGGCAGCGGCGCGCATGAAGCCGCCGTCGAAGCCGATGTTGTGGGCGACCACGGGCGAGTCGCCGACGAAGGCGAGGAAGTCGGGCAGCACGTCGGCGAGGTGGGGGGCGGCGCGCACCATCTCGTTGCTGATGCCGTGGACCTGCTGGACCCGCCACGGGATCGGCAGGACTTCGCCCGTCGCCGTCAGCGGGCGCACGAGCGTCTGGAAGTGCTCGCCCTCCTCTACCCGCCCGTCGCGCACGCGCAGGGCACCGATCTCCACGATGGCGTCCCGCTCCGGTGACAGGCCGGTGGTCTCAAGGTCGAAGACGACGACGTTCACGGGAAGCAGGGTAGCGTGTGGAAAGGGGTTAGGCGTCAGGAATCAGGGGTTGGGGAGGATCAGCTCGCTCCCGCCCGGCGCACTCGCTTCCCGTTCGTCTTTCCCTGACTCCTCGCTCCTTGCCCCCAGCCCCTTCATCGGCAGCCCCTTCATCAGCGCCTCCACCGCCTCCTCCTTGCCCTTCGCCTCCACCTCGATCCACGGCACGTCGAGGTAGGCGCTGGGGAAGTCGGTGATGAGGTGGCTGTGGCGGCGGTCCTGCGGTCCCTCGATGCCGTTGGAGAGGTGGACGACCTGCCACTCGGGCGGGTGCCACGTGGCGCGGGCCGCGAGGACCCACTGGCGCACGCTGGGGTCCTCCTGGTCCGCCAACTTCTCGTGGACGACGTGGTGGTGGGCGTCGAACACGAGGGGCGTGCCGGTCGCCTCGCACACCGGCAGGAGGTCGGCGGCCCCGTAGGCGTGCTCGTCGTTCTCGAAGCCGAGGCGCAGCCGCACCGTGTCGGGCAGGTCGGGAACGAGGGCGGCGAGTTCGGCCCCGCGCCCCCCCTTGCCGCCGTGCAGGAGGAGAAGGTTCCACGTGCTTTGCGGAAAGCCGAAGCGGTCGAGCGTGTCGGCGTGCGCGGCGAGCGTGCGGGCGCTGGAGGCGCGGACCTCCGGGCGGTCGGAGTTGAGGACGATGAACTGCTCGGGATGCATCAGCACGCGGATTCCGGCGTCCACGAAGGCCCGGCCCGCCTCCGCCATCTGCGGCGCGAGGTGGTCGAGGACCGCGCGCCCGGTGTCGTCGTCCACGAGGTCGAACATCGGGAAGAGGCTGGAACTCAGGCGGTAGAGCCGGATACCACGCGACGCGCAGAAGTCGGCGGCCCGCCGCACGCGCGAGATGTTGTCGGTGTACAGGTCGAGAAGCTTGGCCTCGCGCTCCGAGGGCGTGAGCTTGAGGTAATTCGTCAGCGTGACCGTGCGGAAGCGCACCTCCGGCCCGACCGTCATGCACACCAGCCCGTAGGCGGGGATGGAGGCGGGAAGGGTCACGACGCCCCCCGCTTCGCCGCCGCCCGGCAGCGGTCGGAGCAGTATTTGACGTTCTCCCAGTCGCGCTCCCACTTCCTGCGCCACGTGAAGGGCAGGCCGCAGGCGGCGCATATCTTGCTGAGGCGTTCCGAGGGCTTGCGGCCCCCGCCGAAGGCTTTGCGAGGCTCAGGCATGGGCCACTCCCAGCGTGGCGAGGTGCGAGGGCGGCAGGACCATGCCCGCATCGTGGCTGACGCTGGCCGCCACGTGCTCACGCAACAGCGGTTCGGGCACGTTCAGGAACAGGAAGCGCACCCCCGGCACCCGCAGCGCGTCCCGGTAGGGCCGCTTCAGGCCGGAGCAGGCGAGTACCACGTCGGGCCGCGCCTCCAGTTCCGAGCGCAGCCGCGCGAGCCACGGTGCCCGGTCCGCGTCCGTCAGGGCCTGCCCCCCGCCCATCCTCCGCCGCGCCTCCGGGGTGTGGAAGTCGTCCCCGTCGAGAAACGGCCAGCCCGCACGGGCCGCCACCTCCCGGCCCACGGTGCTCTTGCCGCTCGCCTCCACCCCCATCACGACCAACCGCATGGGGGACAGTCTGCCGCACGGGACGAGGCGGGAACGTGGGGGAAGGTGAAGCGGCGTTCAGCCGTCAGCTCTCAGCCGTCAGCCCCAGGTGTATCTCTCCCTCATCGCGCACCACCCCTCCCCCCGAAACTGCCGAACCCGCGACCGGACCCGGCTGTTATGCTGCACGCATGAGTCTGGACCGACACCAACTCGTCTTGACGTGGGCGCTGGTCATCATGGCCGTCGGGGCCGCCATCGGCATCGGCACGACCGCCGCCCTGCTCGCCCGCAAGGACCGCCCGCTGCCGGACGACCCGGAGGCACCGCTGTTTATCTAGCGGTCAGCTTTCAGCCCTCAGCGGTCAGCAGAACCTCTGTTGCTGAGAGCTGAGAGCTGACGGCTGACGGCTCCCTCAGAACGGCCACACCCGTGGAATCACCAGCATCGCCACCACGAAGGTGACGACGGTCAGGCCGAGGCCGACGCGCACGAAGTCCAGAAAGCGGTAGCGGCCCGGACCGTAGACGAGCATGCAGGAGGGTTCGAGCGGCGTGATGAAGGAGTTGCTCGCGGCCACGGTGATGCCGATGATGAAGGGGCGGGGGTCGTGGCCGAGGGCGTTCGCCGTGCCGATGGCGAGGGGCAGCATGACGAGGGCGGCGGCCTGGTTGCTCATGGGCTGAGTGAGGGCGACCGTGACGACGAAGAGGGCGGCGAGCAGCCCGAGGGGGCCGAGGGGTTCGAGGAGGCCGGAGAGCGCCCCCGTCAGCACGCGGGCGGCCCCGGTGTCCTCGAAGGCGGTGCCGAAGGCGAGCATGCACGCCACGAGGACGATGACGGGCCACTCGACCGCGCGGTACGCCTCCTCGGGCGTGACGAGGCGCAGCGCGAAGGCGAGGGCCACTGCCACGACGACGGCGACGCTGAGGGGCACCACCCCCAGCCCGCCGCCGAGCACCGCCCCGCCGAACAGCAGCAGGGCGAGGGGGGCGCGGCGTAGGTCCCGTTGCGCCTCGGTGAGGTCGCCGAGGACCGTGAGATGGTCGCCCAGCGCCCCGACCCGCTCCGTCGGCCCCTGGATGAGCAGCACATCCCCGACCCCCACGCGCAGGTTGGCGAGGCGTTCGGTGGTCCGGGCGCGGCGGTGCAGCGCGAGGACGGACAGGCCGTAGCGTTCGCGGAAGCGCGACTCGCGCAGGGTGCGCCCGGTGAGGGGGCTGCCCGGCATCACCACCGCCTCGACGAGCCGCACGGGGAGCGCGCCCTCCACCTGAAGTTTCTGCTCGCTCTTGCTGAAGACGCCGAGCGTCCCCTTGCCCGTCAGGATGCGCTCGGTCGGCCCCTCCACGGCGAGGGTGTCGCCCTCCTCCACCCGGAAGTCCGGGCCGGGGGCGTAGTGGGTCTGGTCGCCCCGGCGCACGGCGACGACCGTCAGGCCGTGGTCGCGGCCCAGGCCCGTCTCGCGCAGGGTCTGCCCGGCGAGGGGGCTGCCGGGGGCCACCGTCAGGTCGGCGAGGTAGGCGCGCAGGGACTCCTCCAGCGCGGCGTCCTGCGCGGGCAGCAGCCGGGGCGCGACGAAGAAGAGGTACAGCAGGCCGATGACGGCGACGGGCACCCCCACCCACGCCAGCTCGAAGAAGCCCAGCGGCCTCTGGCCCGTGGCGGGGAGCGCGCCCGACACCACGAGGTTGGTGCTCGTGCCGATCACGGTGATCGTGCCGCCGAGGATGCTCGCGTAGGCCAGCGGCATCAGCACCCGACTGGGGGCGATGCCCGCCCGCCGCGCCAGGCCCGTCACGACGGGCAGGAAGACGGCGGTCGTGGCGGTGTTGCTCGTGAAGGCGCTCACCCCCGCCACGGCACCCAGCATTCCCCGGATCATGCCGCCCGCGTTCCGGGCGCGCCGGGCGAGCGTGGCCCCCACCCACTCGATCACGCCCGCCCGCAGCAGCACGCGCGTCAGGGTGAACAGGCCCGCGAGCGTGATTACCGTGTCGCTGCCGAAGCCCGCGAACGCCTCACGCGGCGTCAGCAACCCGAGCACGAGGAGCGCACCGAGCAGCAGCAGGGCCGTCACGTCCACGGGCAGCCATTCTGTGGCGAACAGCACGAGCGCCACGGCGAACAGGATCAGCAGGATGGTCACGGGGTCCATAGGTCTCCGCACGGGGGAAGGGGAAGTGGGGCAGAGGAGCACGTCGCGCGCCCGGAGGCGGCGGGGCCAGCCGGGCGCGGTGATCGGAGGGAGAGGAGAAGTCTGATCGCTCCCGTCAGGACTATCCCTGCGGGACGGAGGGCTTGCGTGTGAAGGCTCTGCCCGTTTCTTGAGGCAGGCTCACCCCACCGCCAGCCGCGTCAGCGCGCCCCGCAGCACCGCCACGGCGCGGTCGTACTCGCGCAGGTCCAGATGCTCGTGCGGCGTGTGGTCCAGCGTGCTGTCCCCCGGCCCGTAGGCGACGGTGGGGACGGGCCACCCCTCCGCGACCACGTTCATGTCGCTCGTCCCGGTCTTGACCTTGAAGACGGGGGTGCCGCCGTGCGCCCGGATGGCGACGCGCAGGGCGCGGGTGAGGGCATTGTCCCTGGGGTGGCGGACGGCGTGTTCGTGGCCGGTGAACGTGACCTCCACGCCCGCCGGGTCGGGCAGCCTCTCCAACGCGGCCCGGACGGCATGTTCGGCCTCGGCAGGAGACACGCGGGGCGGCAGCCGCAGCCCGAAGGTTCCTTCCGCTACCTGGGCGAGGCCGTCCGTGCGGGCGGAGAGGTCCTGAATGGTGGCCTGTACCGCGTCGAAGATACCCTCCCCTCCCGCGCCCCTGGCCCACTCGCGGACGCGGAACCACCCCTCGGTGAGGTCGTCGGCGGCGCTCGTGCCCTCGCCCGCCGTGTGGAAGTTGTCCTTCTGCACCCGCACGCGGGCGACGAGCCGGCCCTTGTACCCCAGCGTCAGGCCCGCCCAGCCGCTCGGCTCGCCGATGAGGACGAGATCGGGACGGTACTGCTTCAGCGCGTGGCGGGCACCCCGGCTGCTCGGGGCCTCCTCCTCGGTCGCGCCGACGCATACGAAGCGCGCCCCGGCGAGCGCCTCGTCCGGCAGGGCCGCCACCGCCGCGACGAAGGCGCAGAAGCTCCCCTTCGCGTCCACGCTGCCGCGTCCATGCAGCACTTCGCCCTCCACCCGCACGGAAATGTCCCCCGGCACCGTATCGATATGCCCCAGCAGCAGGACGGTGAGGGGACCGTGCCCCCGCTCGCCCACGGCGTTGCCCGCCTCGTCCAGGTGGGCCGCGAAGCCGTGGGCGGCCATCCAGCCCGTGAGGAAGCGCGCGACCTCCGCCTCCTGCCCGGAGAGCGAGGGAATCCCCACCGCCCCCACGACGAGGGCGCGGGCGTCGGCGGTGGGGTCAGGCGTCCGGGTCAACGCCCGCCTCGTCCGTTCCGGCAGGGGTGCCCACCCCGACCGCCACGGCCCGCGCGAGGGCCACGACGAGGGCCGTCACCTCCGCGAAGGCGAGCAGAGCCAGCGCGCCGATCCCCCCGACGATCAGGGTCCACAGCCCCGTCAGTCCCGCCCCGTTCGTGAACTGGAGGGCCGCCAGCCCCAGCCCCGCGACGCCGAGGACCGCCGCCAGCACGCGCAGCCGCCCGACCCACCCCAGCACGCCCTCCGCCCGCGTGTCCAGCCCGGCGAGGCCGCCGCGCGCCAGCATCTGCCGGGTGCGGTTCACGGCGGGTGTGAGCGGGGGTGGAGGAGAGGGAACGTCTACGGGAACGGGTGCGGGTGTGGGTGTGGGACGGGCGGTGACGGGAGTCGGCGTCACGGGCGCAGCCTGGGGCGGGGCGGACTTGGACGGGATGGACCTGGACGGCGTGGGCCTGGGAGGAGCAGAGGGGGCGGGTTCGGGAGCAGGAGCGGCGGGCGTGGATGCCTGGGTCACGGTCCCCACACTGGAGGCCGGGCCGATCACCCGCACGGTCTCCCCGCCGAGGTCGCCCGGTGTGGAGGGCTTCCACTGGGTCGTCGTGGGGCGGTCGCGTCCGGCCCGTTTCTCCGGCTCCTTCGCCTCCGGGCCTTTCTGGACGGCCTTCTCCGGCACTCTGTTCGGCATGTTGTCCGGCGCTTTCTCCGGCCCCTTCTCCGCACGGGGAGACTCACTTCCGGTCCCAGCGGGAACAGGTGTGGATGTGATTGGCGGAACGGACGGCTCCCTTTTCAGCGGCGCGCCGGTGGGCGAGGAACTGCCGAAGGTCTTCTGACCGCCCACGCCCGGCAGGGGGGAGGACGGGAGGTGCTTGGCGCGGGCGGTGGCGTCGCGCACCCCGGCGAAAAAGGCCTGCACGCGGGCGGGGTCGTAGCCGACGAGGCTGGCGGTCAGGGCGGTCCCGGCGGGTGTCTCCACGCGGAGCATGCCCTCCTGGTCGCTGTGGATGCGGTTCAGGTCGCGCAGGGTGACGCGGCGGGTGCCGCCCTCGTCTTGATAGATCAGCGTGTCCTCCAGCAGCGCGAAGAACGCGCCCTCGCGCTCCAGCGACGCGACGGGGGGCGCGCCGATGCCCAGTGCCTTCAGGGCCGACGGTACGCGGTCAGTCATGGCTCAGCTCTCCTCACCTTGCCCGGAAGCATAGCGGGTGAGGGGGCGGGTCGGCCCCATTCCTCTCTCCTCCCGGCGGCTGGACGCTGGCGACGGGCGACCCCATGTGCCCCGATCCCGGCATGAAGACCCCCACACGCCCCGCTCACGCGGCCCCGCCCGGCCCGCCCCCAAACTGAGCCATGACCGACAATGAAAACCGCTACGGCGACGCCCCCCTGGGACGCAGTGCCGAGGAGGTCGAGGGGGACGCGGGCAACCAGGTGAACTCCCCCATGCCCGGCGAGCAGGTCCGCGACGACCAGATGCTCGGCGGGGTACCCATGCCGCCCGTCCTGAGCGGTCCGGCGGGCACCGCCATGATTCCCGGCGTCACGGACGCGGGCCGGACTATGGACACGAGCGGCGGGGCGGACGACGGCACCGCCCGAGAGAACCGCGACAGCAGCGAGGGAAGCGCCTGACTCCAGGGAGGACCTCGTAACCCGTCCCCCACCCCCTCGTCCCGGCCCGAAAGGCGGACTGACCATGACCGACAGCGACAACCGTTACGGTGACACCCCGCTCGGCAAGAGCGTCGAGGAGGTCGAGCAGGAGGGGGGCAACCTGGAAAGTCCCCCGGCGGCGGACGGCGAACTCTGGAACAACGATCAGGTGGCCCTGCCCGCCATCGCCAACGCCAACGCGAGCGCCGTTCCCGCCGTGATCAACCCTTCCCTCAACCCGGAGAACGAGGGGACGGGCACCCGTGAGGGCGAGGAGAGCACCGGCTGAGAGGAAGGGATTCAGGCCACCTCGCGCGGGCGGTACGTGACGGCCTCCGCGAGGTGCGCTTCCGTGATGTCGGCGCTCCCCGCGAGATCGGCCACCGTGCGCGCCACACGTAATACCCGGTCGTAGCCGCGCCCCGTCAGATTGAGCTGCCGGGCGGCGGCGCGAATGAAGGCGTCCGGGCCGGGCCGCAGGGGAGTGTGGTGGCGCAAGGCCTGCCCGCCGAGGTCGCTGTTGCGTCCCCCCTGCCGGGCGAGCATGGTCTCGCGGGCACGGGCGACGCGCTCCCGGACGGAGGACGTGTTTTCCCCCTCTGGAACGCGAGAAAGCTCATCCACACTGAGGCGTGGGACCTTGACGACTAGATCGATGCGGTCCAGCAGCGGTCCGCTCAAACGTGCGGCGTAGCGGGTCCGCTCCGTGGGCGTACAGGTACAGGCCTTCTCGGGGTCGCCATGATGCCCGCAGGGGCACGGATTCATGGCGGCGATGAGCTGGAAGCGGGCCGGGTAACTCACCGTGGCGCGGGCGCGGCTGATCGTCACGTGACCGTCCTCCAGCGGTTGCCGCAGGGTTTCGAGCGCCTTGCGGGAGAACTCTGGAAATTCGTCGAGGAAAAGGACGCCTCTATGGGCCAGCGAGACCTCACCGGGTTTGGGAACACTGCCCCCACCGATCAGGCCAGCGTCGGAGACGGTGTGGTGCGGACTGCGGTACGGTGCCTGTCCGACAAGTCCCCCCCGCGCGGCGAGCAGTCCGGCGGCGGAGTGAATGCGCGTCACCTCCAGCGCCTCAGCGCGCGTCAGGGGCGGGGTCAGGCCGGGGGCGCGGCGGGCGAGCATCGTCTTGCCGCTGCCCGGCGAGCCGACGAGGAGGAGGTTGTGCCCGCCCGCGACCGCGATCTCCAGCGCCCGCTTCGCCGCCGTCTGCCCCTTGAGGTCGGCGAGGTCGAGGAGGGTGTCCTCCCCCGCCTCCGGCTCGGGCGGCGGCATCTCGGCGAGTGGGGCCTGCCCGGTCAGGTGCCGCACGGCATCTTGCAGGGTGGCCGCGCCGTACACGCACACGCCGTCGATGAGGGCGGCCTCGGCGGCGTTTCCGCGCGGGAGCAGGGCGGGCAGATGTTCCTGGGCTGCCAGCAGCGCGAGGTTCACGGCCCCGGCGATGGGCCGCAGCGACCCGTCGAGCGCGAGTTCCCCCGCCGTCACCACGCCCGCGAGCGCGGAGGCGGACAACAGTTCCTGAGCCGCCAGCAGCCCGAGCGCGATAGGCAGGTCGTACAGCGGCCCCTCCTTGCGAAGGTCGGCGGGCGCGAGGTTCACGGTGATGCGCGCCGCCGGAAAGGGCAGCCCCGCATTGCGGACGGCGGCCCTGACACGCTCTCGCGCCTCACTCACCGCCTGATCGGGAAGTCCGACCACGGTGAAGGCGGGCAGGCCGGGGCTGACATCGACCTCCACCTCCACGGGTACGGCGTCCACCCCGATCAACGCGACGCTCCGCGCACGGGCGAGCATCAGCGGCCTTGCGGGAGTCGGCCCGCTCTCTCTTCCACAGTCACGGCGGCAGTCTAGCGAGAACTCAGGCAGGCCCGACACGCAAATCTTCGCCTGGAGCCGCATTTCTTTACCCCCTGATGGGGGTGGTCAAGAACGAACCGCCCCCGGTCGGCAGGGGCGGCAGTAGGAGTAGGGAAGGAAGGGTCAGGCGCGCGGCGTGTCGTCGGCGGGCTGGACCGTCTGCGGCGTCACGGCCTGTGGGGTCACCGCCTGGGGAGTCACGGGCGGCGCGGCGCGGGCGACGATGGTCTGCGTCGGGGGCGTCTCGCGGAAGCTGCCTTCCAGCTCCTCCTTGAGGC
Above is a genomic segment from Deinococcus sp. YIM 134068 containing:
- a CDS encoding YifB family Mg chelatase-like AAA ATPase encodes the protein MLARARSVALIGVDAVPVEVEVDVSPGLPAFTVVGLPDQAVSEARERVRAAVRNAGLPFPAARITVNLAPADLRKEGPLYDLPIALGLLAAQELLSASALAGVVTAGELALDGSLRPIAGAVNLALLAAQEHLPALLPRGNAAEAALIDGVCVYGAATLQDAVRHLTGQAPLAEMPPPEPEAGEDTLLDLADLKGQTAAKRALEIAVAGGHNLLLVGSPGSGKTMLARRAPGLTPPLTRAEALEVTRIHSAAGLLAARGGLVGQAPYRSPHHTVSDAGLIGGGSVPKPGEVSLAHRGVLFLDEFPEFSRKALETLRQPLEDGHVTISRARATVSYPARFQLIAAMNPCPCGHHGDPEKACTCTPTERTRYAARLSGPLLDRIDLVVKVPRLSVDELSRVPEGENTSSVRERVARARETMLARQGGRNSDLGGQALRHHTPLRPGPDAFIRAAARQLNLTGRGYDRVLRVARTVADLAGSADITEAHLAEAVTYRPREVA
- the tatA gene encoding twin-arginine translocase TatA/TatE family subunit, translating into MPNIGPGELLVILLIALLVFGPRKLPELGKSLGAGIREFRRGTQGLKEELEGSFRETPPTQTIVARAAPPVTPQAVTPQAVTPQTVQPADDTPRA
- a CDS encoding [LysW]-lysine hydrolase; this translates as MTRTPDPTADARALVVGAVGIPSLSGQEAEVARFLTGWMAAHGFAAHLDEAGNAVGERGHGPLTVLLLGHIDTVPGDISVRVEGEVLHGRGSVDAKGSFCAFVAAVAALPDEALAGARFVCVGATEEEAPSSRGARHALKQYRPDLVLIGEPSGWAGLTLGYKGRLVARVRVQKDNFHTAGEGTSAADDLTEGWFRVREWARGAGGEGIFDAVQATIQDLSARTDGLAQVAEGTFGLRLPPRVSPAEAEHAVRAALERLPDPAGVEVTFTGHEHAVRHPRDNALTRALRVAIRAHGGTPVFKVKTGTSDMNVVAEGWPVPTVAYGPGDSTLDHTPHEHLDLREYDRAVAVLRGALTRLAVG